A window from Salarias fasciatus chromosome 11, fSalaFa1.1, whole genome shotgun sequence encodes these proteins:
- the rps19 gene encoding small ribosomal subunit protein eS19, producing MPGVTVKDVNQQEFVRALAAFLKKSGKLKVPDWVDLVKLGKHKELAPSDENWFYIRAASTVRHLYLRGGAGVGSMTKIYGGRNRNGVCPAHYSVGSKNVARKVLQALELLKMIEKDPNGGRRLTSQGTRDLDRIAGQVAAANKKTV from the exons ATGCCGGGTGTCACAGTGAAAGACGTTAACCAGCAGGAGTTCGTCCGTGCCCTGGCAGCCTTCCTGAAAAA GTCAGGAAAGCTGAAGGTGCCAGACTGGGTGGACCTGGTCAAGCTGGGCAAGCACAAAGAGCTGGCCCCCAGTGATGAGAACTGGTTCTACATCAGAGCTG CATCCACAGTTCGCCACCTGTACCTCCGTGGTGGTGCTGGGGTTGGCTCCATGACCAAAATCTATGGTGGCCGCAACAGGAACGGCGTCTGCCCTGCCCACTACAGTGTAGGATCAAAAAATGTGGCTCGCAAGGTGCTGCAGGCTCTTGAGCTCCTGAAGATGATCGAGAAGGATCCCAATGG TGGTCGTCGGCTAACCTCCCAGGGAACCAGAGACCTGGACAGAATTGCCGGCCAG gTTGCAGCTGCAAACAAGAAAACTGTTTAA